A window of Marinobacter halotolerans genomic DNA:
GATCTATCTGATCATTCCAGTGCTGTGGTGCCTTTTCAGCGCCGCCATCTTCTGGGTACTGCAGACCTGGTGGCTACTACTGTTTCCTCTGGCCACGCTTTTGCTGGCCGTTACCGGTTTATGGCTCAGTCCCAGGTCGGCGCGAAGCTCGGGTTAGCAATGCGCTCGTTGCGGTCCAGAGCGTCGATCCGGGCGATTTCCTCCGGCGTAAGCTCCACATCAAGGGCGTCCAGGTTTGCCTTCTGGTGGCTGGGCCGTGTTGACGATGGAATCACCACAATGCCCCGCGAAGCTACCCAGGCAAGTGCAACCTGTGCCGGGGTCAGGTTGCGGGCCTCCGCAATCTGGATCAGTGTCTGATCTTCCATAACTTTGCCCACGGCAAGCGGCATATAGCCGGTGACGGTGATGCCCAGCTTTTGCGCGTGGTCCACGACCTTTCGGTTGGCCAGAAACGGATGCACTTCCACCTGGTTGGTCATGATGGCGTTCTCACCAAGAATGCTTATGGCCTGGTCCATTTGGGTACAGGTAAAGTTCGATATGCCGATATGCGTCGTCAGACCCTCTCGCTGGGCGTCTCGAAGGGCGCCCAGGTATTCCTCCATCGGCACTTCATCATCCGGCGATGGCCAGTGAATCAACGTGAGGTCCACATGGTCGGTTTTCAGCCGCCTGAGGCTCTCCTGCAGACTGTTGATCAGATCGTGTTTGGCGAGCTGGTCATGCCAGATCTTGGTGGTGAGGAAGACCTCGCGGCGGGGAATGCCGCTGGAAGTGATGCCATCACCCACCTCGGATTCGTTCTCGTACATCTGGGCGGTATCGATATGGCGATAGCCCAGGGATAGTGCGCTTTTTACGGCGTCCCTGGCTTCGTTGCCTTTCAGACGAAAGGTGCCCATGCCAATTCTTGGAAGTGCGCTCTCTGTCATTTTCGTCTCCTCTGCAAGCCCGTTGTATAACCATAAGTGGACGCGGCTGCCTGGTTCTTCAAGTGGCCCGCCGTTATCATGTGCGGCTTGTGAATTCGCAGCGTTAGAACAGGGTGGCTATATGATGACCGGGCAGTGCCTTTGTGGCAGCGTCAGCTTTGAATACGACGGACCGCTGGGTCCGATTGCCCTGTGCCACTGCAGTCAGTGCCGTCGTGCCCACGGAAGTGCATTCTCGGCCAGTGCGCCGGTACAGAAAATCCGTTTCCGGTTCATCACCGGTGAGGAAAGTATCCGGGAGTACGAATCGCGTCCGGGCAAATACCGGGCCTTCTGCCAGAATTGCGGCAGCCAGCTATACAGCCGGGTGGACGCCATCCCGGGCATTCTTCGCCTGCGGGTCGGCGTCATTAACGAGCCGCTGGGCAAGGGCCCGGCCCAGCACGTGTTCGTCGGCTCAAAGTCTGACTGGTTCGAAATTACCGACCAGATTCCGCAGTTCGAGAAGACCGAGAGAACCAACGATCCCCATTAGGGGCGAGGCCCGGCCGGGGATCACTTGGCCGGCACCATCCGGTATACCTTGCCTTTGCTGGAATCCGTCAGCAGCCAAAGTGCCCCGTCCGGTCCCATATTGACCGCGCGGATACGCTCGTTCAGGTCCGGCAGCAGGTCTTCCTCCTGCACCACGTCCTTGTTATCAAACCGCAATCTCACCAGCTTTCGCATTTTCAGCGCCCCGACAAACACGTCGCCCTGCCATTCAGGAAACAGATCACCGGTGTAGAACGCGATGCCGGAGGGTGCGATGGACGGGTCCCAATAATGCAGCGGGTCAGTTATCCCCGGCATGGTGGTTTTGTCTGAAATCGGGATGCCGCTGTAGCCTATGCCATAGGTGACTTTGGGCCAGCCGTAATTTGCGCCTGCCTTGAGGACGTTCACTTCATCCCCGCCACGGGGACCATGTTCATGGGTCCAGATCTCACCGGTCTGTGGATGCCGGGTCATGCCCTGGATGTTGCGATTGCCATAGGTGAAAAAGGTGTCGTTCACTGAATCATCAGTCAGGAACGGGTTTCCCGGCGCCGGTTCGCCGTTGATCGTCAGCCGGTGGACGCCGCCCGCGTCGTCGCGGGTGTCCTGGGCCCGTGGTTTATCGCCCCGGTCGCCCACCGAAATGTAGAGGTTGCCGTCGCTGTCGAACTCCATGCGTCCGGCAAAGTGCCGGCTGGTGCCGCTGCGGGGCAAGGCTTCAAAAATAACCTCAACGTCCTGTAGTCGTTCACCGTCAAAACGGGCCCTGGCCACCCGGGTGGTCATGCCTTCAGAGTTGCCATGGGCATAACTGAGAAAAAGCAGGCGATTGTCGGCAAACTCCGGGTGCAGCAGCACATCCAGCAGGCCGCCCTGGCCGGCAACAACCAGCTCAGGCACACCGGGGATCGGTTCGGGCTGCAGTTTGCCGTTTTTGATCAGCCTTAGTTGCCCGGCCCGCTCGGTGATCAGTTTTGAACCATCAGGCAGAAAGGCCAGGCTCCAGGGGTGGTTCAGGCCTTCGGCGACGGTTTGCAGGCGGAAATCGGCAAGGTCCGATGAAAATGTCTGCTGGGCCAGGGCGTACGAGCCGAAGGCCACCCCTGCCAGAAGAATCAGCGTCCTGAAGATGAACATGGTTGTCTCCCTACCAGTCTGCCAAATAATTTACTCTAAACCATTATAGACTCGCAGTTCGAGACTGGATGACCGGCGGACCAAAACGGTTGGTCCGCGAGAAGGTGCCAAGATCGTTGAACCGAACCCCGTTTGCCCGCATCACCCGGTGCGCTTTCGCAGCTGTTAGTTGGCGGATGTAGAACGGTTCGCCCACGACAAAATGATGGATAGCGTGGGTGCTTCCGAAGTTGAAACAGAACAGCTGGAAGGGCCACAGGAACCAGGCATTCAAGACCTGAGTCTGTTTCAGCAGTGAATCCACGTCGCCATAGTAATGCATGCTGGAGCTGATGAAGTTCAGGCAGAAAGAGCGCAGGTAAAATGGGGCGATCAGGACGACGACCACATTATTGACGTACGCCATGATGCTTTCGGTTGTCGCGGACCACGCGATCGGCGCGCCGGCTGCGGCGGCCATGCCGTCGATCAGATGGAAGGCCAGAAAGCCATACCAGGTGAGGGCGCAGGCAACCGCGAAGGGAAAGTTGGCCGCCAGAATGCGTAATACGAAGTGCAGCTTTTTGCCTTTGGGCGCGGCCACCAGCGCGCGGGTAATGTTTCCCACAAGCGTGTCGTACATGACCAGCCAGCGCAGCCAGTTACCGTAGGGCTGACCGTTGCCGATGCCTTGCTCTTCGCGATCTTCGGCAGTGCCGGACTTTTTATGATGCAGGAAGTGCAGCTGACGACGAATCCAGGGGTTGATGGTGCCTGGCCTCAGAGCCCAGCATACCAGCAGCATCCCGTTATGGATGGGCTTATTGTTTTTGAAGTACTGCTTGTGGATCAGGTCATGTTCCAGTTCGTGCAGTAGCGAGGTCAGAAAAGCGACCAGCGGAATGCAAAGCCAGGCGCTGATGGCACCGACCCAATAGGCCCAGCCACTGGCGACGATGCCGGTTACGGCAAACAGGAAGATGCCCAGCCCCACGGCGTTCTTGTTTCGCATCCAGGGATACTGGCTCCGAATGTCCTCGCCGCTTTGGCGGATAACCTGGCAGATCTCATCAATCTGCTGTTGTTCGGACCGGTTTGCACCGACGTCTGTATCCGTCATCTATTGTTCTCCTGAGACTCGGTTTTAACGCGGCTGGAAAGCCGAAGCGTGCACATGGGTGTTGGTGAGCTAAAGGTAGAGTGAAGTGGCGATAAAGGCCATAATAATGAATAATATTGGCCGTTTTACCATTGATTAATGGCCACTCTGGCTATCGAATGCGGGGAAACACTGTGTCAGATTTCGAGAATCAAACCATTTTTCCGGCAGCCGAGCTGTTCCTGATTCGTCGATATATGCGCGCGCAGGGCTTTTCGCCAGGGCAGTGGTTGCTGGGGACCGGGCTGGACGAGGAAGCAATCGGTCGGCCGGATACGCTAGTGTCCTCAAACCAGTTCGATATCGTTTACCGCAATGTCTATCGGCTGGTTGAGCGGCCGGAGGTGGGACTGCATTTTGGTCTTTCTCTGAACCTTTCGCGCTGGGGCATGCTGGCGATGGCATTGATCTGCGCCCGCTCGCTGGGCGCGGCTCTGGAAACGGCCAACACCTATCGCACACTGCTGCGCAGTCGATTCAATCTCCACCCTGAAGTTGAGGGGCAGTCCGTCTGCATCACCGTAACACCGAGAACTGACATGACGTTCCCGGTGAATCCTTCGTTTGCTTACGAAATGCTTCTGGGAACACTTCAGAGCCAGATCAGTGACCTGTTGGGTCGAGCTTTCAGGTTCCAGCGCGTTGCGCTTCACTATCCGCCTCCGAGTCATCACGGAGCCTACCAGCGATACTGTCACTGCCCGGTTGAATTTGACGCGGCGAAAACGGTTTTGTGGGTGGCGGTTGAAGACATGGAGCGCGCTCTGCCACTGGCTAATCGAGTGGCGGAATTGCAGGCCAGGGCGGTGTTTGAGCAAGAAATCGAGCGCGTTGCCCAGGTGGAAAGTGGCGACATTGCCTGGCTGGTGCGCAACGAACTTGGCCGGGATCAGAGGTTGCCGCTCCCGACCCTGGACGCCATGGCAGAGCGTTTGGCCATGAGTTCTCGAACCTTGCGTCGACGGCTGAACGAGGCCAATACCCGTTACCGATTGCTTTGCCAGGAGCACCAGCTTCAACTGGCGTTAAATGAGTTGGCCAGAACGCGGCAACCCATCAGTCTTGTTGCGGCCAATTGCGGGTTCAGCGATCCGGGCAGTTTTCGGTCGGTTTTCAAACGATGGATCGGGATGACGCCGCGGGAGTACCGACTGCAGTTCGGGGAGGGTTAGCATAGCCACCCATCAGAGGGTGGCTATGCCAGACTTCAGCTGATCGATCAGAACTCGTAACTCAGAGTGCCGATAACGGTTCGTTTGCTGCCGATGAAGCAGTCACCCCGAGCCAGACAGGAGCTGAAGTAGGTTTCGTCGGTAATGTTGTTCACATTCACTGCCAGTTCCCAGCGGTTAATACCGTAGGCGACCATGGCGTCCCAAAGGGTCTGGGATGGTGTGCGGATTTCATCGGCGCCGCCCCAGCTTTCGCCCTGGTAGCGCAGACCGGTCCCGACCCGAAGGCCTGGCAGGCCTGCAGCGGTCAGATCGTGCTGCGTCCAGATCGAGGCCGTCTGCTCCGGAATGGCAGCCAGACGTGCACCTTCGTTGGTGCCTTCCTTGACCTCTGTGTCGGTGTAAGCGTAGTTGGCGATCAGATCCCAGCTTGCAGTGACTTCAACCTTGGCTTCCAGCTCGACGCCCCGGGCGCTGGTTTCGCCGTTCTGGATCTGATTGTTCGGATTGTTCGGGTCAGGGGCGCGCCGGTTTTTCTCCCGCAGATCGTAGATGGTTGCCGTGTAGAGGCTATCTGAGCCGCTGGGCTGGTATTTTGCGCCCACTTCCACCTGTTCGCCTTTCAACGGCTCCCAGGGATCGCCGTTATTGTCCAGGCCCGTAATTGGCTGGAAAGACTCGGAGTAGCTGATAAAGGGTGTCAGTCCGGAAGCGAACTGGTACATCAGGCCGACACGGCCGCTGGTTTGTTCATCGGTGAAGGTTCTGCCGCCTTCGGTCTTGTTTTTTGCGTTGTCGTAACGAAGACCCAGCACCGCAATCCAGCGATCATTGATAGTCATTTGGTTCTGGGCATAGAAGCCGCTCTGGATGACCGTGTTTTCCGGTTTGTCACTGAAATCGCTGGCGGTCAGTGGGGTGTAGTTGCCGTAGACGGGATCGAAAACGTTAAGATCGCCCACGTTTTTCTTATAGGCTGAGCGTCCATCACTGACGGCATGCTGATAGTCCCAGCCCGCCAGAAAGGTGTGGTCCACATTGCCGGTGGTGAAGAGCGCTTCTGCCTGATGATCGGCCGTCAGCGAATCAAGGTTGGGTTTGTTGGCATAGGCCACCCGCGCAATGTCACCGTTGGGCTGCAATTCCGGGGTGAACTGGGGATAAATGGACTGGTAGTCCACTTCGCTTTCCGAGTAGCGAAGGTTCTGGCGCAGAGTCCAGGTCGCGTTCAGGTTGTGGCTGAGCAGCGAGGTAACGGCGGTTTCCTCGGTGTTATACCGGTCGAAGTCCGGCTCACTGATAAACAGATCTATGGGAATCTGCGGCAGCCCGTAAGGCGAGGGTTTCAGGGTGCCTTCAATTGGCAGGAACTGCGCCGTCGTGCCGGTTCGATCCTTCTGATGCAGCGCCATCAGGGTCCACTCAGTCCGATCGTTGGGGCGCCAGGTGATTGAGGGCGCAAGAACAACCCGGTTGTCCTCAACCTTGTTGACCTGGGTATCGCTGTCACGGCCAACCGCAATAAACCGGTATAGTAGAGAACCATCGTCGGTCAGAGCTCCGGTTGTATCAATTGCTGCCTGCTTCCTGGCATTGTTTCCGAGCTGCAGCTCAAGCTGGGTCTTCTGCTCTTCCTGGGGGCGTTTGCTTACCAGGTTGATAATGCCGCCAACGTTACCCTGACCATACAGGACGGACGAAGGGCCCCGGACAACCTCAATCCGTTCCAGTAGGAACGGCTCGGTCCGAGGGCTCTGGTAGAACCCGAAGGTTTTTTTCAGGCCATCAAGAAAAATAACAGGGTCGCCGCCGCGGACTGATTGCCAGTCCCCGCGGCTGTCCAGCCCATACTGTTCGGCGCCAACGCCCACAGTATATCGCAACGCTTCCTGCACGCTGGTTACGCCCTGGTCATCCATCTGATCGGCGGTGACCACAGAGATGGACTGCGGGGTTTCGGTAATGGGCGTGGAGGTTTTGGTCGCGCTGCGGCTGTTCTTGGCGACATAACCGTCCACGGGGCCGGTCGGGTCCTGGTAGGCGTTGGTGGTTACGTCCAGGGGGCTGAGGGTTTCCTGGGCCTGAAGGGGCAGGCCGAGGGTCGCAGTGAGGGCAAAGCTGGCTGTCAGAAAGGGGCGCATTACTTCGTTACCTTGAACTCGAAGGTTAATGGATTGAATGCGCGTATAGTAATGATAAGTATTCGTATTTGCAATAAAGAATGCCGTGGTTTAGCCCCTCTGGCAGGTTCCGGTCGACAAAGGCTCAGGCACGGCCATGACGGCTGAGCCCCCAGAGGAAGTAGAGGCCACCCACCAACGCCGCCAGCAGCCCGGCGGGAAGCTGTGCCGGATAAATGACAACCCGGGAAATATAATCGGCCAGGCCCAGCAACAGCCCGCCGGCGAGGGCCGCAACGATCAGTTGCCGGCCAATGGTTTGCTGGCCCAGTACCCGTGCCAGGTGCGGGGCGATCAGGCCGACAAAGCTTAAAGGCCCGATCACCACGGTTGCAGATGCGGTAAGCAGTGCGGCAAGCAGCAACAGCAGAATCCGAGCCTTTACCACCGGCAGACCTAGTGAAGAAGCCGACGTATCACCGAGGGGAAGAATCGTCAGTGGCCTCAGCACCAGCACCAGGGTGGCAGTGATGGCGAGAATCAGCACCATCAGGCTCATTGCTTCGGTTTCGGAGACCAGCCAGGTTGAGCCATACATCCAGTTGAGCAGTTGCGAGGCGACGGTGCCGCCGGAGGCCATCACCAGTCGCAGGCCGGCGTCCATGAAGACGTAAAGTGCTAGGCCGCCCAGCAGCAGCTGATTGCCGGCGAAGTTGTGTTTCCGGGCCAGCAGAATCAGCAGCCCCAATGCGGCAGCCGCACCAAGCGTCGCCCCGCCGAGTTGCCCGGCGCGACCTAGATCAACTCCTGACAGAACGATCAGCACCATGACGACGGCCGCACCACCACTGATCCCCAACATTTCGGGGCTGGCCATGGCATTGCCGGTCATCCGCTGGATCAGCGTACCGGCTAGCCCCAGCGCTACGCCGGCCAGAATGGCCGCCAGCATTCTTGGTCCGCGCCATATCCATGCTTCATCCCATTGCGTGAGGGTAGTCCAGTTCCAGCCTTCCAGTCCCGGAGACCAACCCATGGAAATAACCATGGTAACCAGCAGCAGCGCAGCCAGAGTCCCCGCGATCACGGTGACCGGCCGACGTGAAGGCAGGAAGCCGGCTGGGCTGGATTCCTGCCCCGGCATGTGATGACTGTTTTTGAAACCCTGCAGCGCCATCAGGATTATCGGGCCGCCGATCAGGGCAGTTGTGGTGCCGGTGGGCACCAGTGAACCGTCGCCCCAGGTGGACGCCCAGTGAGCCAGGGTATCAGCCAGAAGCAGCAGGCCACCGCCCAGCAGTGTGCCCCAGAGTAGGCGTGACGTCAGGGTCCGGGCACCCAGCAAGCGGGCCAGGACCGGTGCCGCAAGACCGATAAAGGCCACCACGCCGACCCGGCTGACCACCGTTGCCGTCATCAGTACCACCAGCAGCAGTGCCAGCACCCGAATCAGTCCCACCTTTGCCCCCAGCGAACTGGCCGAGGTCTGCCCCAGCTGCATGACTTGCAGCGGGCGCATCAGCAGTAGCATTAACGCGGCAATCACCAGAACCCTTGGCCAGAGTTCCATGAATGGCTGCCAGTTATTCTGAACCAGGGAGCCGGCACCCCAGATGAACAGGTTACCGAGCCATTCTCCCTTTAGCAGCAGGAAGGCCATGTTGACCGCCCCCATAAAAAAGGTGATCACCAGGCCGGCCAGAATCACCGTGACCGGGGAAAATCCAAGGCGCCAGGTCAGCGCGATGACCAGCCCGATGGCCAGCAGGCCGCCGGCAACGGCGACCAGGTCGGGGCTGAAGGCCAACAGCCCCGGGAAAAACAGCGTAGCCAGCGTGACGCCGAACTGGCCACCGGCTTCCACTCCCAGTGTGGTCGGGGAGGCCAGGGGGTTGCCCAGTATCTGCTGCGTTACCGCGCCGGCCAGCCCCAGGCCACAACCGATAAGAATCGCGATGGATACTCGTGGCGCCCAGCTGAAATGGGCCAGCACCGACCGGTAATTGTCTTCATTGAAGGTCCAGAACGTAGCCAACAGACGCGCCGGCTCAAGCTCGCCGATCCAGGGCGCGGCGCTGGCCAGCAAAGCGCCGAGCCAGAGTAAGCCGGCTGCCAAAGGTAAGGCCGCAGGCAAGGCTGGTGGCGCTGATATTGTGGTAGGTTCAGCAGAGTATTCACCGGACATTATCGGAGCCTCCGGCCAGCAGACTGTCTGTCAGCAGGGTTGCCAGTCTCTTGACGGGGAAAACGCCGCCAAAGGGCCAGACAGGTTCAATCCGGTAAATCTGTTCGCGCTGAACCGGCGGCAGGTAGGTCCAGAACGGGCTGGCGGACAGTGTCTCTGCCAGGCCTGGCAGGGTAGGCTCGATCACCACAATGCGGCTGTCGGGGTAGGGTGCAATGGCCTCCAGCCCGACCACCGAGAACCCCCAGTAATTACCCTGGTGAGGCCAGGCGTTCTCCAGACCCAGCGCTGTCAGTGTTCTCTGGTAGAGTCCGTTGGGCGCATAGATCCGAACGTGGCGGTCGTCCAGAAAATTGACCAGAGCGACGGGTTGTTCAGTCAGCCCCGCTTGCTCCAGCCGGCGTTTCTGGGTTTCGAGGGTCTGCTCGATATCCCTGAGCACCGATTCCGCCTGTGCTTCCCGATTCAGCATGTCGCCCAGTGTCGTCAGCATTTCACTGGCTTTTGCGAACGGTTGGCTGTCCTGTTTGTAGACGCTCACAACATAGGTTGGGGCGATGCGCTGAAGAAGCCTGGCGGCGGGTGCCATTTCCGAGCTGGTCACAATCAGGTCCGGTTCAAGCTGGGCGATGGCCTCAAGGCTCGGGGCAACCCGGGCGCCCACATTGGCAACCCCTTCAGGCAGCTCCGGTTCTTTTACCCATACTCTGTAGCCGTCCCTGTCTGCTACGCCGACCGGTTCCACGCCAAGTAGCAGCAGCGCCTCGGTTGCAGCCCAGTTCAGGGTGACCACCCGCTTTGGTGTTTTGTCGAGAGTCAGCGTGCCCTGTTCGTGCTGCCAGGTGTCTGCCAGGGCAATGGCCGGCAGCACAATGAGCGCAAGGATGATGGTCAACAGGCGCGCCAGCGGGCCCTTAGTGAACATAGGAAACCCACTGCCCGGGCGCCCGCTCCATGACACCCATGGGCACACTGTAAATGGTTTCCAGAGTCCGGGTGTCCATGATATCCCGGGGGCTGCCATCGGCGATCAGCCGGCCGGATTTCAGGGCCACCAGACGGTCACAGAAACGTGCCGCCAGATCCACATCATGCAGCACCACGATGACCGTGAGTTCCCGTTCCGCGGCAAGGCGATGAACCAGGCGCAGCGTCTCAACCTGATGTTTAACGTCCAGAGCGGAAATAGGCTCGTCCAGCAATAAACACCGGGTCTGCTGGGCCAGTAGCATGGCAATCCAGGCTCGCTGGCGCTCGCCCCCGGACAATGTGTCCACCGAGCGGTGGCGAAAGGGAGCCAGGTCGGTATCGTCTATGGCCTGGTCTATCAGTTGATGGTCTTCGGTGTTGTAGCGACCCAGTGGGCCCCGCCAGGGATAGCGCCCCAGTGCAACCAGCTCACGCACCGTCAGGCCATCAGTACCAGGGGGATGTTGAGGCAGGTAGCCCACTTTGCGGGCAAATTCCCGCGCGCCGGTGGTCTGGAAGGGTTTGCCGTCCAGCCTTGTGTCGCCGGAGGAGGGGGCAAGCTGCCTGGCCAAAACCTTTAGCAGGGTGGATTTACCGGAGCCATTATGGCCGAGCAGTCCAGTGACCTCGCCCTCATGAAAGCCAAGGCTGATATCGCTGAGGATAGCGTTGTCACCGATCTGCACATTCAGGTTGGATACGTCGAAGAAAGCAGGCATGCGGGCTCCAGAAAAACTGAGGCCCGCAGGATAATCTAAATGCGAATCACTATCAATATATTGATTAGCTGGCCTTAAATCAGACCTGCCCGGTCTGCACCCGCCACTGGGCGGTATAGGCTCCGTCCTGTTCAAGCAGTTCCTGGTGGGTTCCCTTTTCAATCACCTTGCCGCCTTCGACCACCGCAATGGTGTCGGCCTCCACGATGGTGGACAAACGGTGGGCGATCATGATCACGGTGCGGTTATGACCGATGCGTTTCAACGAGCGCTGAATGGCGGCTTCGGTCTCATTGTCCACGGCGCTGGTGGCCTCATCCAGCACCAGAATGGGCGGGTCCTTCAGCAGGGCTCGGGCCAGGGACAGCCGCTGGCGCTGGCCACCGGACAACCGGATTCCGCGTTCGCCCACCGGCGTTTCCAATCCTTCCGGAAGGGCTTCAATGAAGGACCAGGCTTCCGCTGTTTTCGCCGCTTCAATGATCTCGGCATCCGAGGCAGCGGGATTGCCGTACGCCAGGTTTTCGCGAATGCTACCCTCGAACAGGTAAACATCCTGGCTGACCAGCCCGATGGCGCCGCGCAGGGAATTGAGGGTGACGTCCCGAATGGGCTGGCCGTCAATCCGG
This region includes:
- a CDS encoding PQQ-dependent sugar dehydrogenase gives rise to the protein MFIFRTLILLAGVAFGSYALAQQTFSSDLADFRLQTVAEGLNHPWSLAFLPDGSKLITERAGQLRLIKNGKLQPEPIPGVPELVVAGQGGLLDVLLHPEFADNRLLFLSYAHGNSEGMTTRVARARFDGERLQDVEVIFEALPRSGTSRHFAGRMEFDSDGNLYISVGDRGDKPRAQDTRDDAGGVHRLTINGEPAPGNPFLTDDSVNDTFFTYGNRNIQGMTRHPQTGEIWTHEHGPRGGDEVNVLKAGANYGWPKVTYGIGYSGIPISDKTTMPGITDPLHYWDPSIAPSGIAFYTGDLFPEWQGDVFVGALKMRKLVRLRFDNKDVVQEEDLLPDLNERIRAVNMGPDGALWLLTDSSKGKVYRMVPAK
- a CDS encoding ABC transporter substrate-binding protein, whose product is MFTKGPLARLLTIILALIVLPAIALADTWQHEQGTLTLDKTPKRVVTLNWAATEALLLLGVEPVGVADRDGYRVWVKEPELPEGVANVGARVAPSLEAIAQLEPDLIVTSSEMAPAARLLQRIAPTYVVSVYKQDSQPFAKASEMLTTLGDMLNREAQAESVLRDIEQTLETQKRRLEQAGLTEQPVALVNFLDDRHVRIYAPNGLYQRTLTALGLENAWPHQGNYWGFSVVGLEAIAPYPDSRIVVIEPTLPGLAETLSASPFWTYLPPVQREQIYRIEPVWPFGGVFPVKRLATLLTDSLLAGGSDNVR
- a CDS encoding fatty acid desaturase, whose amino-acid sequence is MTDTDVGANRSEQQQIDEICQVIRQSGEDIRSQYPWMRNKNAVGLGIFLFAVTGIVASGWAYWVGAISAWLCIPLVAFLTSLLHELEHDLIHKQYFKNNKPIHNGMLLVCWALRPGTINPWIRRQLHFLHHKKSGTAEDREEQGIGNGQPYGNWLRWLVMYDTLVGNITRALVAAPKGKKLHFVLRILAANFPFAVACALTWYGFLAFHLIDGMAAAAGAPIAWSATTESIMAYVNNVVVVLIAPFYLRSFCLNFISSSMHYYGDVDSLLKQTQVLNAWFLWPFQLFCFNFGSTHAIHHFVVGEPFYIRQLTAAKAHRVMRANGVRFNDLGTFSRTNRFGPPVIQSRTASL
- a CDS encoding AraC family transcriptional regulator, giving the protein MSDFENQTIFPAAELFLIRRYMRAQGFSPGQWLLGTGLDEEAIGRPDTLVSSNQFDIVYRNVYRLVERPEVGLHFGLSLNLSRWGMLAMALICARSLGAALETANTYRTLLRSRFNLHPEVEGQSVCITVTPRTDMTFPVNPSFAYEMLLGTLQSQISDLLGRAFRFQRVALHYPPPSHHGAYQRYCHCPVEFDAAKTVLWVAVEDMERALPLANRVAELQARAVFEQEIERVAQVESGDIAWLVRNELGRDQRLPLPTLDAMAERLAMSSRTLRRRLNEANTRYRLLCQEHQLQLALNELARTRQPISLVAANCGFSDPGSFRSVFKRWIGMTPREYRLQFGEG
- a CDS encoding TonB-dependent siderophore receptor is translated as MRPFLTASFALTATLGLPLQAQETLSPLDVTTNAYQDPTGPVDGYVAKNSRSATKTSTPITETPQSISVVTADQMDDQGVTSVQEALRYTVGVGAEQYGLDSRGDWQSVRGGDPVIFLDGLKKTFGFYQSPRTEPFLLERIEVVRGPSSVLYGQGNVGGIINLVSKRPQEEQKTQLELQLGNNARKQAAIDTTGALTDDGSLLYRFIAVGRDSDTQVNKVEDNRVVLAPSITWRPNDRTEWTLMALHQKDRTGTTAQFLPIEGTLKPSPYGLPQIPIDLFISEPDFDRYNTEETAVTSLLSHNLNATWTLRQNLRYSESEVDYQSIYPQFTPELQPNGDIARVAYANKPNLDSLTADHQAEALFTTGNVDHTFLAGWDYQHAVSDGRSAYKKNVGDLNVFDPVYGNYTPLTASDFSDKPENTVIQSGFYAQNQMTINDRWIAVLGLRYDNAKNKTEGGRTFTDEQTSGRVGLMYQFASGLTPFISYSESFQPITGLDNNGDPWEPLKGEQVEVGAKYQPSGSDSLYTATIYDLREKNRRAPDPNNPNNQIQNGETSARGVELEAKVEVTASWDLIANYAYTDTEVKEGTNEGARLAAIPEQTASIWTQHDLTAAGLPGLRVGTGLRYQGESWGGADEIRTPSQTLWDAMVAYGINRWELAVNVNNITDETYFSSCLARGDCFIGSKRTVIGTLSYEF
- a CDS encoding ABC transporter ATP-binding protein; protein product: MPAFFDVSNLNVQIGDNAILSDISLGFHEGEVTGLLGHNGSGKSTLLKVLARQLAPSSGDTRLDGKPFQTTGAREFARKVGYLPQHPPGTDGLTVRELVALGRYPWRGPLGRYNTEDHQLIDQAIDDTDLAPFRHRSVDTLSGGERQRAWIAMLLAQQTRCLLLDEPISALDVKHQVETLRLVHRLAAERELTVIVVLHDVDLAARFCDRLVALKSGRLIADGSPRDIMDTRTLETIYSVPMGVMERAPGQWVSYVH
- the fhuB gene encoding Fe(3+)-hydroxamate ABC transporter permease FhuB; this encodes MAAGLLWLGALLASAAPWIGELEPARLLATFWTFNEDNYRSVLAHFSWAPRVSIAILIGCGLGLAGAVTQQILGNPLASPTTLGVEAGGQFGVTLATLFFPGLLAFSPDLVAVAGGLLAIGLVIALTWRLGFSPVTVILAGLVITFFMGAVNMAFLLLKGEWLGNLFIWGAGSLVQNNWQPFMELWPRVLVIAALMLLLMRPLQVMQLGQTSASSLGAKVGLIRVLALLLVVLMTATVVSRVGVVAFIGLAAPVLARLLGARTLTSRLLWGTLLGGGLLLLADTLAHWASTWGDGSLVPTGTTTALIGGPIILMALQGFKNSHHMPGQESSPAGFLPSRRPVTVIAGTLAALLLVTMVISMGWSPGLEGWNWTTLTQWDEAWIWRGPRMLAAILAGVALGLAGTLIQRMTGNAMASPEMLGISGGAAVVMVLIVLSGVDLGRAGQLGGATLGAAAALGLLILLARKHNFAGNQLLLGGLALYVFMDAGLRLVMASGGTVASQLLNWMYGSTWLVSETEAMSLMVLILAITATLVLVLRPLTILPLGDTSASSLGLPVVKARILLLLLAALLTASATVVIGPLSFVGLIAPHLARVLGQQTIGRQLIVAALAGGLLLGLADYISRVVIYPAQLPAGLLAALVGGLYFLWGLSRHGRA
- a CDS encoding GFA family protein — encoded protein: MMTGQCLCGSVSFEYDGPLGPIALCHCSQCRRAHGSAFSASAPVQKIRFRFITGEESIREYESRPGKYRAFCQNCGSQLYSRVDAIPGILRLRVGVINEPLGKGPAQHVFVGSKSDWFEITDQIPQFEKTERTNDPH
- the dkgB gene encoding 2,5-didehydrogluconate reductase DkgB, which codes for MTESALPRIGMGTFRLKGNEARDAVKSALSLGYRHIDTAQMYENESEVGDGITSSGIPRREVFLTTKIWHDQLAKHDLINSLQESLRRLKTDHVDLTLIHWPSPDDEVPMEEYLGALRDAQREGLTTHIGISNFTCTQMDQAISILGENAIMTNQVEVHPFLANRKVVDHAQKLGITVTGYMPLAVGKVMEDQTLIQIAEARNLTPAQVALAWVASRGIVVIPSSTRPSHQKANLDALDVELTPEEIARIDALDRNERIANPSFAPTWD